A genome region from Leifsonia sp. Root112D2 includes the following:
- the nirD gene encoding nitrite reductase small subunit NirD: MTMTVNPTTVPPTTATSAADETSVRDQSGAWERACRIDDLEPSWGEAAMIRAKQIALFLLSPHEVYAVAHRDPHTGSSVMARGIVGSKGDRPTIASPLHKEVYDLGTGECFTDPELFLQTYRTRVVGGFIEVEVTP, encoded by the coding sequence ATGACGATGACGGTGAACCCCACGACGGTGCCCCCCACGACAGCGACCAGTGCAGCCGACGAGACGAGCGTCCGCGATCAGAGCGGCGCCTGGGAGCGCGCCTGCCGCATCGACGACCTCGAGCCGTCCTGGGGCGAGGCCGCGATGATTCGTGCCAAGCAGATCGCACTGTTCCTGCTGTCACCGCACGAGGTGTACGCGGTGGCGCATCGCGATCCGCACACCGGCTCCTCGGTGATGGCGCGCGGCATCGTGGGTTCCAAGGGTGACCGGCCCACCATCGCGTCGCCGCTGCACAAAGAGGTCTACGACCTCGGCACGGGGGAGTGTTTCACCGATCCCGAGTTGTTTCTGCAGACCTATCGCACGCGCGTCGTCGGCGGGTTCATCGAGGTGGAGGTAACCCCATGA
- a CDS encoding sirohydrochlorin chelatase — protein sequence MSPSAASTTRAHDVPAEERFERRLAHTLQAPALVAISHGTSSPTGQAAVASLLAAVRESRPDLQVSGGFVDVQQPDVAATLAAVADAAPAVVVPLLLSAGFHVHVDLVNEVRGTVGRSTALSAALGPDDRLVTVLVRRLREAGLRAGDEVVMAAAGSTDARAVADCLETGRLLADRLGRAVTVGFISAARPSLERAVLMARQRTPGARVVVATYLLAPGYFADSAAHLGDVVSAPLLAVGEAPPPELVQLVVARYRELSAFAPLF from the coding sequence ATGAGCCCGAGCGCGGCATCCACGACGCGTGCCCACGACGTGCCGGCCGAGGAGCGCTTCGAGCGACGGCTGGCACACACGCTGCAGGCGCCCGCACTCGTGGCCATCTCACATGGCACCTCGTCGCCGACCGGCCAGGCCGCCGTCGCCTCGCTGCTGGCAGCGGTCCGCGAAAGCCGCCCTGACCTTCAGGTCTCCGGCGGTTTCGTCGATGTGCAGCAACCGGATGTCGCCGCCACGCTCGCCGCGGTGGCAGACGCGGCGCCCGCAGTTGTGGTTCCCCTGCTGCTCTCCGCCGGCTTCCACGTGCACGTCGACCTCGTGAATGAGGTGCGTGGCACCGTCGGCCGCAGCACGGCTCTTTCGGCGGCGCTTGGACCGGATGACCGGCTCGTTACGGTACTGGTCAGGCGACTGCGCGAGGCGGGGCTGCGAGCCGGCGACGAGGTGGTCATGGCCGCAGCCGGATCCACGGATGCGCGCGCCGTCGCCGACTGCCTCGAGACCGGGCGGCTGCTGGCCGACCGGCTCGGCCGTGCGGTGACGGTGGGCTTCATCTCGGCAGCACGACCCTCTCTCGAGCGGGCCGTGCTGATGGCCAGGCAACGCACCCCCGGCGCACGCGTTGTCGTTGCCACCTATCTGCTCGCGCCCGGGTATTTTGCAGACTCCGCCGCACACCTCGGCGATGTCGTGAGCGCCCCACTGCTTGCCGTCGGTGAGGCGCCACCGCCCGAACTGGTGCAGCTCGTCGTGGCTCGTTACCGCGAGCTGAGCGCGTTTGCACCCCTTTTCTGA
- the trmD gene encoding tRNA (guanosine(37)-N1)-methyltransferase TrmD — translation MRIDVVTIFPEYFDALDISLLGKARSTGLIDLGIHDLREHTHDRHRTVDDTPYGGGAGMVMKPEPWGEALDGILDGAAEGPGADPVVIFPSPAGELFTQATARDLANEQHLIFGCGRYEGIDQRVVDDTARRATVRLISLGDYVLNGGEVAVLAMIEAIGRLIPGVVGNPESLVEESHEDGLLEYPSYTKPAQWRGLDVPPVLLSGNHGAIAAWRREQQLERTARVRPDLLPPANI, via the coding sequence ATGCGCATTGACGTCGTGACGATTTTTCCCGAGTACTTCGACGCGCTCGATATCTCGCTGCTGGGCAAGGCGCGCTCGACCGGCCTGATCGATCTGGGCATACACGACCTGCGCGAGCACACCCATGACCGGCACCGCACCGTCGATGACACTCCGTACGGCGGTGGAGCGGGCATGGTCATGAAGCCGGAACCGTGGGGCGAGGCGCTCGACGGCATCCTCGACGGGGCTGCCGAAGGGCCCGGCGCTGACCCCGTCGTCATCTTCCCCTCACCGGCCGGAGAGCTCTTCACCCAGGCGACCGCGCGCGACCTCGCGAACGAGCAGCATCTGATCTTCGGATGCGGTCGCTACGAGGGCATCGATCAGCGCGTCGTCGACGACACGGCCCGTCGTGCCACGGTGCGCCTGATCAGCCTCGGCGACTATGTGCTCAACGGCGGTGAGGTGGCGGTACTGGCCATGATCGAGGCGATAGGGCGGCTCATCCCGGGTGTGGTCGGCAACCCCGAAAGCCTCGTTGAGGAGAGCCACGAAGACGGCCTTCTCGAATACCCGAGTTACACCAAGCCGGCACAGTGGCGCGGGCTGGATGTGCCGCCCGTGCTGCTCAGTGGCAACCACGGTGCGATTGCCGCCTGGCGCAGGGAACAGCAGTTGGAGCGCACCGCCCGAGTGCGACCCGATCTTCTGCCCCCGGCGAACATCTAG
- a CDS encoding MFS transporter: MLLRRMFYRWQVVAAIVLPLWLVVGTAIFGGSAGGALSLLLVAPLLGVAMLAVAGLIFARKSVRTTKAVSWSDVGVLAVWQASVIVTGLQLPGAAWYGALVLVAGLGAFWLAVWELVTETRRRVSGAMEAFAQAAAPRQASRPSPSVASNGPVIVVEEHRP, encoded by the coding sequence ATGCTGCTTCGACGGATGTTCTACCGGTGGCAGGTCGTGGCCGCCATCGTGCTTCCGCTGTGGCTCGTCGTCGGCACGGCCATCTTCGGCGGCTCGGCCGGCGGGGCACTCTCGCTTCTTCTGGTGGCGCCGCTGCTCGGTGTGGCGATGCTTGCCGTTGCAGGCCTCATCTTCGCGCGAAAGTCCGTGCGCACGACCAAAGCCGTCTCGTGGTCGGATGTCGGCGTGCTCGCCGTATGGCAGGCATCCGTCATCGTCACAGGTCTTCAGCTGCCCGGTGCGGCCTGGTACGGCGCGCTTGTGCTGGTCGCCGGCCTCGGGGCATTCTGGCTGGCCGTGTGGGAGCTGGTCACCGAGACGCGTCGCCGGGTATCCGGGGCGATGGAGGCGTTCGCGCAGGCCGCCGCGCCGCGTCAGGCGTCTCGCCCGTCGCCGTCCGTGGCCTCGAACGGGCCCGTGATAGTGGTCGAGGAACACCGACCCTAG
- the rplS gene encoding 50S ribosomal protein L19, with amino-acid sequence MNHILDQVDAASLRSDIPEFRAGDTVKVHVNIVEGTRSRIQVFQGVVIGRSGEGVRETFTVRKVSFQVGVERTFPVHSPIIDHIEVVVRGDVRRAKLYYLRDLRGKKAKIKEKRDA; translated from the coding sequence ATGAACCACATTCTCGACCAGGTGGACGCTGCCTCCCTTCGCAGCGACATTCCGGAGTTCCGTGCCGGCGACACCGTCAAGGTTCACGTCAACATCGTTGAGGGTACCCGCTCTCGTATCCAGGTCTTCCAGGGCGTCGTCATCGGCCGTTCGGGCGAGGGCGTGCGCGAGACCTTCACCGTGCGCAAGGTGAGCTTCCAGGTCGGCGTCGAGCGTACCTTCCCGGTGCACTCGCCCATCATCGACCACATCGAGGTCGTCGTTCGCGGTGACGTGCGCCGCGCCAAGCTCTACTACCTGCGCGACCTGCGCGGCAAGAAGGCCAAGATCAAAGAGAAGCGCGACGCGTAG
- the lepB gene encoding signal peptidase I — MTDDTTATRAEGVNRDRRKRQRSLKLFLRDILIIFVVAVLVSFLIKTFLIRSFYIPSGSMENTLQINDRIVVNELEPNLVPISHGDVVVFRDPGGWLPPKVTTPQNPLAAAVDWALSVVGLSASDSDDHLIKRVIGLPGDHVTCCNTLGQLSVNGVPIKEPYILLPAGETNASHPFDVVVPKGDLWVLGDNRWRSQDSSLNQGLPGKGFVPITDVVGRAVLISWPVSRWSVLDDYPGVFAGVGETKK, encoded by the coding sequence ATGACAGATGACACGACGGCGACGCGCGCAGAAGGCGTGAATCGCGACAGGCGCAAGAGGCAGCGCAGCCTCAAACTCTTCCTTCGTGACATCCTCATCATCTTCGTCGTAGCAGTTCTCGTCTCCTTTCTCATCAAGACGTTCCTGATCCGCTCGTTCTACATCCCTTCCGGGTCGATGGAGAACACGCTGCAGATCAACGACCGCATCGTCGTCAATGAGCTCGAGCCCAATCTCGTGCCTATCTCGCACGGCGATGTCGTGGTCTTCCGCGATCCGGGCGGCTGGTTGCCGCCGAAGGTCACGACCCCGCAGAACCCGCTGGCCGCAGCCGTCGACTGGGCGCTCTCGGTGGTGGGCCTGTCGGCCTCCGACAGTGACGACCACCTGATCAAACGCGTCATAGGCCTGCCCGGCGACCACGTCACGTGCTGCAACACGCTCGGGCAGCTGAGCGTCAACGGTGTTCCGATCAAGGAGCCATACATTCTGCTGCCGGCAGGCGAGACCAACGCCTCGCATCCGTTCGATGTTGTCGTTCCGAAGGGGGACCTGTGGGTGCTCGGCGACAACCGCTGGCGTTCGCAGGACTCGAGCCTCAACCAGGGCCTGCCCGGCAAGGGGTTCGTTCCGATCACGGATGTCGTCGGTCGCGCCGTTCTCATCAGCTGGCCCGTGAGCAGGTGGTCGGTGCTCGACGACTACCCCGGCGTCTTCGCCGGCGTCGGCGAGACGAAGAAGTAG
- a CDS encoding ribonuclease HII, with product MVVADPTLLVEAQLHAGGARLVIGCDEVGRGALAGPVAVGMAVVDVSIGPMPTGLRDSKMLSERRRETMAPLCSEWVLHSAVGLASANEVDSLGITACLGLAGKRALAALHAGGVDILAATVLLDGHHDWLNPALRSRLPVVTRIKGDRDCASVAAASVIAKVHRDRIMIASDTDFPGYGWAGNKGYGSAQHLAAIAELGATELHRRTWLKEPALRSPAA from the coding sequence ATGGTCGTCGCGGATCCGACCCTTCTCGTGGAGGCTCAGCTGCACGCCGGCGGTGCCCGCCTGGTGATCGGGTGCGACGAGGTGGGGCGTGGCGCACTGGCTGGTCCGGTTGCCGTGGGAATGGCTGTCGTGGACGTGTCGATTGGGCCGATGCCGACGGGCCTGCGCGACTCCAAGATGCTGAGCGAGAGGCGCCGGGAGACGATGGCCCCGCTCTGCTCCGAGTGGGTGCTGCACTCCGCGGTCGGTCTCGCCTCGGCCAACGAGGTGGACAGCCTCGGCATCACGGCGTGCCTGGGGCTTGCGGGCAAACGTGCGCTTGCCGCGTTGCACGCGGGGGGCGTGGATATTCTCGCGGCCACGGTGCTGCTCGACGGGCACCACGACTGGCTGAACCCCGCGTTGCGCTCGAGGCTGCCCGTGGTGACCCGAATCAAGGGCGACAGGGACTGCGCGTCGGTTGCCGCGGCATCCGTCATCGCCAAGGTGCACCGCGACCGCATCATGATCGCGAGCGACACCGATTTTCCCGGTTACGGTTGGGCGGGCAACAAGGGCTACGGAAGCGCGCAGCACCTGGCCGCCATAGCCGAGCTCGGGGCGACCGAGTTGCACCGGCGCACGTGGCTGAAGGAGCCTGCATTGCGCAGCCCGGCAGCATAG
- a CDS encoding DUF2469 domain-containing protein, with amino-acid sequence MDEDEFDDYDREVELALYREYRDVVSQFKYVIETERRFYLANEVEFVRRDTEHDFYFELTMNDVWVWDVYRSDRFVKSVRVLTFKDVNIEELSSKDFELPKELALDE; translated from the coding sequence ATGGATGAAGACGAGTTCGACGACTACGACCGCGAGGTCGAGCTGGCCCTGTATCGGGAGTACCGTGACGTCGTCTCACAGTTCAAATACGTAATCGAGACGGAGCGGCGCTTCTACCTGGCCAACGAGGTGGAGTTCGTGCGCAGGGACACCGAGCACGACTTCTATTTCGAGCTGACCATGAATGATGTGTGGGTGTGGGATGTCTACCGCTCCGACCGCTTCGTGAAGAGCGTGCGCGTGCTCACCTTCAAGGACGTCAATATCGAGGAGCTCTCCTCGAAGGACTTCGAGCTTCCCAAGGAACTCGCGCTCGACGAATAG
- a CDS encoding YraN family protein yields the protein MAAKDILGKRGEDLAAGYLTEHGYRLVARNWRCPQGEIDVIAELGGETVFVEVKTRTSTAYGHPFEAITLSKLARLRRLAAAWCRQSDAAAGRIRIDAIAVLAPRGQTPTIEHLQGVY from the coding sequence ATGGCGGCGAAAGACATTCTCGGCAAGCGTGGCGAAGACCTGGCGGCCGGGTACCTGACGGAGCACGGCTATCGGCTCGTGGCCCGCAACTGGCGGTGTCCGCAGGGCGAGATCGACGTGATAGCCGAGCTCGGCGGCGAGACGGTATTCGTCGAGGTCAAGACACGTACGTCGACGGCTTACGGGCATCCGTTCGAGGCCATCACTCTGAGCAAGCTGGCACGGTTGCGGAGGTTGGCCGCCGCGTGGTGCCGGCAGTCGGATGCGGCGGCCGGGCGCATCCGCATCGACGCGATTGCCGTGCTCGCTCCGCGCGGGCAGACGCCGACGATCGAGCATCTCCAGGGGGTGTACTAG
- a CDS encoding YifB family Mg chelatase-like AAA ATPase → MALGRTFSIALIGMSGAVVEVEADISAGLPSFVIIGLPDTALAEARDRVRAAAVNSGCPITGHKLTINLSPAALPKHGSGFDLAIAVASLAAAGDVSASSVQSVVHLGELGLDGRLRPMAGVLPAVLAAFRAGQRTVMVPAGNADEASLVPDMRVIPVASLLEAAIWHGGEFEPVVVEPIMVAAPLAAEEPTQDLSDVVGNEEAIKALLVAAAGGHHLFMLGPPGAGKTMLAARLPGILPDLEGAAALEATSMRSLAGGVVGADLMRRPPLEAPHHTATAAAMVGGGSGQIRPGAAARASHGVLFLDEAPEFASSVLDVLRQPLESGTISIHRANAVAHFPGRFQLVMAANPCPCGQYGAMDSECSCTPNLRRRYLARVSGPLLDRIDIQLWLRRITAAQLRLADETRMTSADARARVVEARAAAAARLSDTPWSLNGQVSGPWLRDRRRRLGRMTTASLDRALERGGITMRGYDRVLRLAWTVADLAGSTAPTAEHIGTALYLRRGMTP, encoded by the coding sequence GTGGCGCTGGGCCGCACCTTCTCCATAGCTCTCATCGGAATGAGTGGCGCCGTGGTCGAGGTAGAGGCCGACATCTCCGCGGGCCTGCCCTCGTTTGTGATCATCGGTTTGCCCGACACGGCATTGGCCGAGGCACGCGACAGGGTGCGGGCGGCAGCGGTGAACTCCGGATGCCCCATCACCGGTCACAAGCTCACCATCAACCTGTCGCCGGCCGCGCTGCCCAAGCATGGCTCGGGCTTCGATCTCGCCATAGCGGTGGCGAGCCTGGCGGCGGCGGGCGATGTCTCGGCCTCCTCCGTGCAGTCTGTCGTGCACCTGGGCGAATTGGGGTTGGACGGCCGGCTGCGTCCAATGGCTGGCGTGCTGCCCGCCGTTCTCGCTGCGTTCCGAGCGGGCCAGAGAACGGTAATGGTTCCGGCCGGCAACGCCGACGAGGCGTCGCTCGTTCCCGACATGAGGGTGATTCCTGTTGCCTCCCTGCTTGAGGCGGCGATCTGGCATGGCGGCGAGTTCGAGCCCGTTGTCGTGGAGCCAATCATGGTGGCCGCGCCGCTCGCCGCCGAAGAGCCGACACAGGACCTTTCCGATGTCGTGGGCAACGAGGAGGCCATCAAGGCGTTGCTTGTCGCCGCGGCTGGTGGCCATCATCTCTTCATGCTCGGCCCGCCGGGGGCAGGCAAAACCATGCTCGCCGCGCGCCTGCCGGGCATTCTGCCCGACCTTGAAGGGGCAGCGGCGCTCGAGGCCACGTCGATGCGCTCGCTCGCGGGAGGCGTCGTCGGCGCGGACCTCATGCGTCGGCCGCCGCTGGAGGCGCCGCATCACACGGCGACCGCGGCGGCCATGGTCGGCGGAGGCAGCGGCCAGATTCGGCCAGGGGCCGCGGCGCGGGCCTCCCACGGCGTGCTGTTTCTCGACGAGGCGCCCGAGTTCGCCTCCTCGGTGCTCGACGTGTTGCGGCAGCCGCTCGAGTCGGGCACCATCAGCATTCACCGCGCCAATGCCGTCGCGCACTTTCCCGGCCGCTTTCAGCTCGTGATGGCCGCGAACCCGTGCCCCTGTGGGCAGTATGGGGCGATGGACTCCGAGTGCAGCTGCACTCCGAATCTGCGCAGGCGCTATCTTGCCCGGGTCTCCGGACCGCTGTTGGATCGCATCGACATCCAACTCTGGCTGCGCCGCATCACGGCCGCCCAGCTCCGATTGGCCGATGAGACCCGTATGACCAGCGCGGACGCTCGCGCGCGGGTCGTCGAGGCTCGTGCTGCCGCTGCCGCGCGGCTCTCAGACACGCCGTGGTCGCTCAACGGGCAGGTCTCGGGCCCCTGGCTGCGCGACCGCAGACGCCGCCTCGGCCGCATGACCACTGCCTCCCTGGATCGAGCCCTGGAACGCGGTGGCATCACCATGCGCGGTTATGACCGCGTCTTGCGCCTGGCCTGGACTGTCGCCGACCTGGCCGGCAGCACGGCTCCAACCGCCGAACACATCGGCACGGCACTCTACCTGCGACGAGGAATGACCCCATGA
- the dprA gene encoding DNA-processing protein DprA: MKTFGLETSRVRALVDAVAVPSASDEESAGPEPRAGAEQNPVEQNTVEQNTVEQITAEQSTAERFALGAWSTLVEPGDGDAGVLVAALGGAAALSAVIEQHPAERIAAAIAERDGELAERIVTELPEALARWRPRLQSTATVHAFEMAARIGARLITPADPAWPSGLHGLGAHAPLALWLRGTTDACERMQRSIALVGARAATGYGEHVAMEAAAGLVDRGFAIVSGAAYGIDGMAHRSALASKGDTIAFLAGGVDRFYPSGHDALLTRITEHGAVLSEMPCGAAPTKWRFLQRNRLIAAASQATVVLEAGRRSGSLNTAGHAAALGRPLGAVPGPVTSPASAGCHRLIRDYDAVCVTGPAEMAELVEGFTDAEGAQRLNTSMLRSAEETRVLDALSRRSARPLNDIARRAGMTVAAVGSVLGILQLEGGVAERTSGWIIAAKR, translated from the coding sequence ATGAAGACATTTGGACTGGAAACGAGCCGAGTTCGAGCGCTGGTCGATGCTGTGGCGGTACCCTCGGCATCCGATGAGGAGTCGGCTGGACCCGAGCCGCGGGCGGGTGCCGAGCAGAACCCCGTTGAACAGAACACCGTTGAACAGAACACCGTCGAGCAGATAACCGCCGAACAGAGCACCGCCGAGCGATTCGCGCTCGGTGCCTGGTCGACGCTCGTCGAGCCCGGTGACGGCGACGCGGGCGTGCTCGTCGCCGCACTCGGGGGCGCGGCGGCATTGAGCGCCGTCATTGAACAGCATCCGGCCGAGCGAATCGCCGCGGCGATCGCCGAACGCGATGGAGAGCTGGCCGAACGCATCGTCACAGAGCTGCCGGAGGCGCTCGCCCGCTGGCGGCCGCGTCTGCAGTCAACCGCCACGGTGCACGCCTTCGAAATGGCGGCGCGCATCGGTGCGCGCCTCATCACCCCGGCCGATCCGGCCTGGCCGAGCGGGCTGCACGGCCTCGGAGCCCATGCGCCGCTCGCTCTCTGGCTGCGCGGCACGACGGATGCCTGCGAGAGGATGCAGAGATCCATCGCCCTGGTCGGCGCGCGCGCGGCAACCGGATACGGCGAGCATGTGGCGATGGAAGCTGCGGCCGGGCTCGTCGACCGCGGTTTCGCGATCGTCTCCGGTGCCGCCTACGGCATCGACGGAATGGCCCACCGATCGGCTCTGGCGAGCAAGGGGGACACGATCGCTTTTCTCGCCGGTGGGGTCGATCGCTTCTATCCAAGCGGGCACGACGCCCTGCTCACCCGTATCACCGAGCACGGGGCGGTGCTCTCGGAGATGCCCTGCGGGGCCGCCCCCACAAAATGGAGGTTCCTGCAGCGCAATCGGTTGATTGCTGCGGCGAGCCAGGCCACGGTCGTGCTTGAGGCGGGCCGGCGTTCCGGTTCTCTCAATACCGCAGGTCACGCCGCGGCCCTGGGCCGGCCCCTGGGGGCGGTTCCCGGGCCGGTGACGAGCCCTGCCTCCGCCGGCTGCCATCGTCTCATCCGCGATTACGATGCCGTGTGTGTGACTGGCCCTGCCGAGATGGCCGAATTGGTGGAGGGATTTACCGATGCCGAAGGCGCGCAGCGGCTCAATACCTCGATGTTGCGATCGGCGGAGGAGACCCGAGTGCTCGATGCGCTGAGTCGACGAAGCGCACGGCCTCTCAACGACATCGCGCGCCGTGCGGGCATGACCGTCGCCGCGGTTGGCTCGGTACTCGGCATCCTTCAGCTCGAGGGCGGCGTGGCCGAGCGCACCTCCGGCTGGATCATCGCAGCGAAACGATGA
- a CDS encoding tyrosine recombinase XerC: MEIGRAIDDFTSHLAAERGYSPQTVRAYRSDLTALHGFAAQRGVASTAELDLELLRDWLWQASQDGLAKATLARRSASAKSFGAWLARTGSISTDVSSRLRAPRPDRTLPRVINREQMAAMLAGLAENAAQPGENRPGALRDLAIIELLYASALRVSELTGLDLDDVDLDRLTVRVLGKGSKERVVPFGVPAQSAIVDYVRLGRPALAAGQGTRNGSTALGGPDATHALFLGARGRRLNSRTVYQLVTGLLADVPGTGPSGPHALRHTAATHLLDGGADLRAVQEMLGHANLGTTQIYTHVSTERLKESYRLAHPRA, translated from the coding sequence ATGGAGATCGGGCGCGCGATAGACGACTTTACGTCGCATCTCGCCGCGGAGCGTGGCTATTCGCCGCAGACCGTTCGCGCCTATCGCTCCGACCTGACGGCGCTGCACGGCTTCGCGGCGCAACGCGGCGTCGCATCCACAGCTGAGCTCGACCTCGAGCTGTTGAGGGACTGGCTGTGGCAGGCGTCGCAAGACGGGCTGGCCAAGGCCACTCTCGCGCGTCGCTCCGCATCCGCGAAGAGTTTCGGCGCCTGGCTGGCGCGCACCGGCAGCATCAGCACCGATGTGTCATCACGGCTGCGCGCACCCCGACCCGACCGAACCCTTCCGCGCGTGATCAATCGGGAACAGATGGCGGCAATGCTGGCCGGACTCGCCGAGAACGCCGCGCAGCCTGGCGAAAACCGCCCGGGCGCACTGCGCGATCTCGCGATCATCGAGCTGCTATACGCCTCCGCCCTGCGCGTCTCTGAACTCACCGGGCTCGATCTCGACGACGTCGACCTCGACCGGCTCACAGTGCGAGTGCTCGGCAAGGGCTCCAAGGAACGAGTGGTGCCATTCGGCGTTCCCGCGCAGTCCGCGATAGTCGACTACGTGCGGCTGGGGCGGCCCGCGCTCGCCGCCGGACAGGGCACGCGGAACGGCTCCACGGCACTCGGGGGCCCGGATGCCACGCACGCCCTGTTTCTCGGCGCACGCGGGCGCCGGCTCAACTCCCGCACCGTCTACCAACTCGTGACAGGGCTGCTGGCGGATGTTCCGGGAACGGGTCCGTCAGGACCGCACGCGCTGCGGCACACCGCCGCAACCCACCTGCTCGACGGCGGGGCGGATCTGCGTGCCGTTCAGGAGATGCTCGGCCACGCCAACCTGGGCACCACCCAGATCTACACGCACGTCTCCACCGAGCGGCTCAAAGAGAGCTACCGGTTGGCGCATCCGCGCGCCTGA
- a CDS encoding M23 family metallopeptidase — MPTPRADAAAMGAAAQDATTAWAWPLTPPWRVLRGFEAPKTHYSAGHRGIDMPAQLADAIHSPTSSTVYFAGMVAGRPVLTLQSSDGLLLSFEPVKTTLAKGEPVARGEEVARVASGGHCDQRCVHFGVRREGEYVSPLLFFGGVPRAVLLPLD; from the coding sequence TTGCCGACTCCCCGGGCCGACGCCGCCGCCATGGGCGCCGCCGCGCAGGATGCCACAACCGCGTGGGCCTGGCCGCTCACGCCGCCCTGGCGCGTTCTCCGTGGGTTCGAGGCCCCGAAGACGCACTATTCGGCGGGGCATCGTGGAATCGACATGCCCGCGCAGCTCGCCGATGCTATCCATTCCCCCACCTCAAGCACGGTGTATTTTGCCGGAATGGTCGCCGGGCGACCGGTGCTGACGCTGCAGAGCTCAGATGGCCTGCTGCTCAGCTTCGAACCGGTAAAGACCACGCTCGCGAAGGGTGAGCCGGTGGCGCGAGGCGAGGAGGTGGCCCGCGTCGCATCCGGAGGGCACTGCGACCAACGTTGTGTGCACTTCGGGGTGCGACGGGAGGGAGAGTACGTCTCCCCGTTGCTCTTTTTCGGTGGGGTGCCACGGGCGGTGTTGCTGCCGCTGGATTGA